Proteins encoded in a region of the Orcinus orca chromosome 8, mOrcOrc1.1, whole genome shotgun sequence genome:
- the SYT8 gene encoding LOW QUALITY PROTEIN: synaptotagmin-8 (The sequence of the model RefSeq protein was modified relative to this genomic sequence to represent the inferred CDS: inserted 1 base in 1 codon), translated as MSRPPGPHSARAPAGSTALPGRIPDLVAQIPWLRWALIAAAVVAGVLVVSCLLCAICCCCRGRHRKEPRDEEAVGLGSARSTINTHLVQPDVDKEEPGPGGPQQWECLQLSVEYDFGSQEIKVGLRQAADLRPRGPGGTADPYARVSLSPEAGCRHETKVHRGTLCPTFEETCSFHVAPVELPRTALRVQVLDYKLFSQHGLLGALSLPLGTLDPQPVLELWHPLGPPSTAEPEQLGEVCFSLQYVPGSGRLTVVVLEARGLSPVLAEPYVKVQLVLSQRKWKKRKTSARKGMATPYFNKTFTFLVPFSQIQSVALVLAVWTWGPQFQAKPVSKVLLGARASGQPPQHWADMLAHARRPXHRLQPAREVDQALALQPHLRLPLPGS; from the exons ATGAGTCGCCCCCCAGGCCCCCACAGCGCCCGGGCCCCGGCGGGTTCCACGGCTCTCCCCGGGCGCATTCCGGACCTGGTCGCCCAGATCCCCT ggctCCGCTGGGCCCTCATAGCCGCTGCGGTCGTGGCTGGCGTCCTCGTTGTTtcctgcctgctctgtgccatctgctgctgctgccgcggCCGCCACAGGAAGGAGCCCAGAGACGAGGAGGCCGTGGGCCTGGGCAGTGCCCGCAGCACCATCAACACGCACCT GGTGCAGCCAGATGTGGATAAGGAGGAGCCTGGCCCTGGGGGGCCCCAGCAGTGGGAGTGCCTGCAGCTGTCCGTGGAGTACGACTTTGGAAGCCAGGAG ATCAAGGTGGGCCTCAGGCAGGCAGCGGACCTGAGGCCCCGGGGCCCAGGCGGCACGGCGGACCCCTACGCCCGCGTCAGCCTGTCCCCTGAGGCCGGGTGCAGGCACGAGACGAAGGTGCACCGTGGTACCCTCTGCCCCACGTTCGAAGAGACCTGCTCCTTCCAC GTCGCCCCCGTGGAGCTGCCCCGGACCGCCCTGCGGGTGCAGGTTCTAGACTACAAGCTCTTCTCCCAGCACGGGCTGCTGGGCGCGCTCAGCCTGCCGCTGGGCACCTTGGATCCGCAGCCCGTCCTGGAGCTCTGGCACCCTCTGGGCCCGCCCAGCACTGCCGAG CCCGAGCAGTTGGGGGAGGTGTGCTTCTCGCTCCAGTACGTGCCCGGCTCAGGCCGGCTGACCGTGGTCGTGCTGGAGGCCCGAGGCCTGAGCCCGGTTCTGGCAG AGCCCTACGTGAAGGTCCAGCTTGTGCTGAGCCAGAGGaagtggaagaagagaaagacatcTGCCAGGAAGGGCATGGCCACCCCTTACTTCAACAAGACCTTCACCTTCCTTGTGCCTTTCAGCCAGATCCAG AGCGTGGCTCTGGTGCTGGCCGTCTGGACCTGGGGCCCTCAGTTCCAGGCCAAGCCCGTGAGCAAGGTTCTGCTGGGCGCCCGGGCCTCTGGTCAACCCCCACAGCACTGGGCAGACATGCTGGCCCATGCCCGTCGGC AGCACCGCCTGCAGCCGGCCAGGGAGGTGGACCAGGCCCTGGCCTTGCAGCCCCACCTGCGCCTGCCCTTGCCTGGCTCCTGA
- the TNNI2 gene encoding troponin I, fast skeletal muscle, with translation LLPALQKRNRAITARRQHLKSIMLQIAATELEKEESRRETEKQSYLTEHCPPLHIPGSMAEVQELCQQLHAKINVAEEEKYDMEVKVQKSTKELEDMNQKLFDLRGKFKRPPLRRVRMSADAMLKALLGSKHKVCMDLRANLKQVKKEETEKERDLRDVGDWRKNIEEKSGMEGRKKMFESES, from the exons CTTCTCCCTGCCCTGCAGAAGCGCAACAGAGCCATCACGGCCCGCAGACAGCACCTGAAG AGCATCATGCTCCAGATCGCGGCCACGGAGCTGGAGAAGGAGGAGAGCCGCCGGGAGACGGAGAAGCAGAGCTACCTGACCGAGCACTGCCCGCCGCTGCACATTCCCGGCTCCATGGCCGAGGTGCAG GAGCTCTGCCAACAGCTGCACGCCAAGATCAACGTGGCCGAGGAGGAGAAGTACGACATGGAGGTGAAGGTGCAGAAGAGCACCAAGGAG CTGGAGGACATGAACCAGAAGCTGTTCGACCTGCGAGGCAAGTTCAAGCGGCCCCCGCTGAGAAGGGTGCGCATGTCGGCCGACGCCATGCTCAAGGCGCTGCTGGGCTCCAAGCACAAGGTGTGCATGGACCTCAGGGCCAACCTCAAGCAGGTCAAGAAGGAGGAAACCGAGAAG GAGCGGGACCTGCGTGACGTGGGAGACTGGAGGAAGAACATCGAGGAAAAGTCGGGCATGGAGGGCCGCAAGAAGATGTTCGAGTCCGAGTCCTAG